In a genomic window of Flavobacteriales bacterium TMED191:
- a CDS encoding tRNA-(ms[2]io[6]A)-hydroxylase, with product MLNLKMATDPRWVNLAEKNIGEILTDHAYCEQKAANSCISLIIVYPDLKPIVEALTPIVAEEWSHFSMVVKEIYNRGLQLGYPRKDEYVNALLKYQKKQGNREEVLVEKLLTNALIEARSCERFRLLSLELKDDYLKKFYHSFMISEAGHYRLFMDLAKLYKPNSYVSNRWDEYLSFELEIFERIKLRGDRMH from the coding sequence ATGTTAAATCTAAAAATGGCCACTGATCCAAGATGGGTAAATTTGGCAGAAAAAAATATAGGTGAAATACTAACTGATCATGCCTATTGTGAGCAAAAGGCAGCTAATTCTTGTATTTCTTTAATAATTGTTTATCCTGATTTAAAACCTATAGTGGAGGCTTTGACTCCAATTGTGGCTGAAGAGTGGAGTCATTTTTCTATGGTTGTAAAAGAAATTTATAACAGAGGATTACAACTAGGATACCCTCGAAAAGATGAATATGTAAATGCTTTATTAAAATATCAAAAAAAACAAGGCAATAGGGAAGAGGTACTTGTTGAAAAATTATTAACTAATGCTTTAATTGAAGCTAGGAGTTGTGAGCGTTTCCGATTACTTTCTTTAGAACTAAAAGATGATTATTTGAAAAAATTTTACCATAGCTTCATGATATCAGAAGCGGGACATTATAGACTATTTATGGATTTAGCTAAGTTATATAAGCCAAATTCATATGTCAGCAATAGATGGGATGAGTATTTAAGTTTTGAATTAGAGATTTTTGAGAGAATAAAATTAAGGGGAGATAGAATGCACTAA
- a CDS encoding T9SS C-terminal target domain-containing protein, with protein sequence MARVLFFSIFIVYFNNIYAQTDIVGGVDANIQEYPYQVALGGAGWGGGFSAYCGASIINEYWILTAAHCVQGESANSTSIRCGSDSYYAQGGTVYDAAEIISHPNYNSNSMNNDIALIRLENPITFNNNTQPVVLMCDQQVALGVEDPGQMSWISGWGNTEGTTNSSQLQVVDVPITTQSNYGGNQIDADMIMAGYPDGGYDSCQGDSGGPMVVLAADGETFLQSGVVSWGYGCAEAGYPGVYARVSYFIDWICENTDGAVCPNQSAFCDSDAVFGCTDTTAINFNSNATVNDGSCEYQCDNNVELSLQLDCYGEEISWEITNENGTTVASVSAGTYPGGSSSASMEEGGSLQEEEICLSAGCYTFTITDSYGDGLAGSQWSCTVDGAPFSMIDQDGGILFQENDALFGGCESLGDESLYDGTPCSESYNFCVSIGDPVYGCTDAEADNYNPDANTSDDSCEYLGCTDENYIEFDANANVDDGSCINLIVEGCTDTNADNYNPNANTDDGSCTYAYEWAPCSNQIWFEGFENYSTGNIDTQTSEWFGWDNTNSGADISSPGFYSGSQSILIEQDDDVIHEFGELNSGSGELIFYINIPSNNNAGGYFNILHDYNAAESNWAFEVFFASNESGEASYVSADTDVQFDTQYDKWVEIRHVINLDTDNIDFYYDGNLIHSWTFSDGSSESSNILGALNLYGACAGNGCVATMQIDNIELCGNFSNNNFDLSENIAPNWLVHPNPNNGNFEILINKNFNNIHFECHNILGEKIYDKKLENYIMNDKHGISLNQPPGTYILSISADEYKDEKIIIIK encoded by the coding sequence ATGGCAAGAGTTTTATTTTTTTCAATTTTTATAGTTTATTTCAACAATATATACGCTCAAACAGACATTGTTGGCGGAGTGGATGCTAATATCCAGGAATATCCATACCAAGTGGCTCTAGGTGGAGCTGGCTGGGGTGGTGGTTTTAGTGCATACTGCGGTGCATCAATAATTAATGAATACTGGATTCTTACTGCAGCACATTGTGTTCAAGGCGAGTCAGCTAACAGTACATCTATTAGGTGCGGAAGTGATTCATATTACGCACAAGGAGGAACAGTGTACGATGCTGCTGAAATAATTTCACATCCAAATTATAACTCTAACAGCATGAATAACGATATTGCTCTTATTCGTTTAGAAAATCCTATAACATTCAATAATAATACTCAACCTGTTGTACTAATGTGTGACCAACAAGTTGCATTGGGAGTTGAAGACCCTGGACAAATGTCGTGGATTTCGGGATGGGGAAATACTGAAGGAACTACAAACTCATCACAATTACAAGTTGTGGATGTTCCAATTACAACACAATCTAATTACGGTGGAAATCAAATTGATGCAGATATGATAATGGCTGGATATCCTGATGGAGGCTATGATTCATGCCAAGGCGATAGTGGAGGTCCAATGGTCGTATTAGCTGCGGATGGCGAAACATTTCTACAATCTGGAGTAGTAAGCTGGGGATATGGTTGTGCTGAGGCTGGGTATCCTGGAGTATATGCTCGAGTTTCGTATTTTATTGATTGGATATGTGAAAATACTGACGGTGCAGTATGTCCTAATCAAAGTGCATTTTGCGACTCTGATGCTGTATTTGGATGTACAGATACAACTGCTATAAATTTTAACTCAAATGCAACTGTAAATGATGGATCCTGCGAGTATCAATGTGATAATAATGTTGAATTATCATTACAACTAGATTGTTATGGTGAAGAGATAAGCTGGGAAATAACAAATGAAAATGGAACAACTGTAGCTTCAGTAAGTGCAGGCACATATCCAGGTGGAAGCTCATCTGCATCAATGGAAGAAGGAGGTAGCCTTCAAGAAGAAGAAATATGCTTAAGTGCAGGATGCTATACGTTTACAATAACAGATAGTTATGGAGATGGACTCGCTGGATCACAATGGTCATGTACAGTAGATGGAGCTCCATTTTCAATGATCGATCAAGATGGAGGTATTCTCTTTCAAGAAAATGATGCATTATTTGGTGGATGTGAATCGCTTGGAGATGAATCACTATATGACGGAACACCATGTTCTGAGTCTTATAACTTCTGTGTAAGTATTGGAGACCCAGTCTATGGATGTACAGACGCTGAAGCAGATAATTATAATCCAGATGCTAATACAAGTGATGATTCTTGTGAATATCTTGGATGCACCGATGAAAACTATATAGAATTTGATGCAAACGCAAATGTTGATGATGGTTCATGTATTAACCTGATAGTTGAAGGATGTACAGATACAAATGCGGACAATTATAATCCAAATGCTAATACTGACGATGGTTCGTGTACTTATGCATACGAATGGGCTCCATGTAGCAACCAAATATGGTTTGAAGGTTTTGAAAATTACAGTACTGGAAATATAGACACGCAAACATCTGAATGGTTTGGATGGGATAACACAAACTCTGGTGCAGATATAAGTAGTCCTGGATTTTATTCTGGATCACAATCCATTCTTATTGAACAAGATGACGATGTGATACATGAATTTGGAGAGTTAAACAGTGGTTCTGGTGAACTAATATTTTATATAAATATACCTTCTAATAATAATGCTGGGGGGTATTTTAACATTCTTCATGACTATAACGCCGCTGAATCAAATTGGGCTTTTGAAGTATTCTTTGCATCTAATGAATCGGGTGAAGCTTCGTATGTCTCAGCGGATACTGATGTTCAATTTGACACACAATACGATAAGTGGGTAGAAATTAGACATGTTATAAATCTTGATACTGATAACATAGATTTTTACTACGATGGAAATCTAATCCACTCTTGGACCTTTAGTGATGGTTCATCTGAATCTTCAAATATATTAGGAGCATTAAACCTTTATGGCGCATGTGCAGGTAATGGTTGCGTTGCAACTATGCAAATAGATAATATTGAACTATGTGGAAACTTTAGTAATAATAATTTTGACCTTAGTGAAAATATTGCACCAAATTGGTTAGTACATCCAAATCCAAATAATGGAAATTTCGAGATTCTAATAAATAAAAATTTCAATAATATACATTTTGAATGCCATAATATATTAGGTGAAAAAATTTATGATAAAAAACTTGAAAATTACATCATGAATGACAAGCATGGTATATCACTAAATCAACCTCCTGGCACATATATTCTAAGTATTAGTGCTGATGAATACAAAGATGAAAAGATTATTATAATAAAATAA
- the rfbB gene encoding dTDP-glucose 4,6-dehydratase: MNKLKKILITGESGFIGSHLIKHFVCKYPNYIIHGLDSLTYAANKDFTKDLVSHPNYFFHQIDIRNRNDLIDFFINNQISDVIHLAAESHVDNSIVNPLVFAETNILGTINLLDAFKQVSLGRFHHVSTDEVYGDLNVNDVPFDESFPYAPNSPYAASKASSDHFIRAYHRTYEIDSVITNCSNNYGPHQHKEKFIPTILMSILNNKSIPIYGTGNNIRDWLYVQDHVEAIDIIFHNGPSGETYNIGANNEITNLDLVHHICDICFEKKIHPSPKELISFVSDRLGHDMRYAINFSKLQDQLSWTPRFDFKKSLLYTVEWYLANC, encoded by the coding sequence ATGAATAAATTAAAAAAAATATTAATAACAGGAGAATCTGGCTTTATTGGCTCTCATCTGATAAAACATTTTGTTTGTAAATATCCAAATTATATAATTCATGGACTTGATAGTTTAACATATGCTGCTAATAAAGACTTTACTAAGGATTTAGTCTCGCATCCTAATTATTTTTTTCATCAAATAGATATAAGAAATCGAAATGATTTAATAGATTTTTTTATTAATAATCAAATATCTGATGTAATTCATTTAGCTGCAGAATCTCATGTAGATAATTCTATTGTTAATCCCTTAGTTTTTGCTGAAACAAATATTTTAGGAACCATAAACTTATTAGATGCTTTTAAGCAAGTCTCTTTAGGTAGATTTCATCATGTTTCTACTGATGAAGTTTATGGTGATTTAAATGTAAATGACGTGCCTTTTGATGAAAGTTTCCCATATGCACCCAATTCACCATATGCAGCGTCAAAAGCATCATCTGATCATTTTATTAGAGCGTATCATAGAACTTATGAGATTGATTCAGTTATCACAAATTGCTCTAATAATTACGGTCCTCATCAACACAAAGAAAAGTTTATTCCTACAATACTAATGTCAATTTTGAATAATAAAAGCATTCCAATTTACGGTACAGGTAATAATATAAGAGATTGGTTGTATGTTCAGGATCATGTTGAGGCAATTGATATTATATTTCATAATGGTCCAAGTGGAGAAACATATAACATAGGGGCAAATAATGAAATTACCAACTTGGATTTAGTTCATCATATATGCGATATATGTTTTGAGAAAAAAATACATCCGAGCCCTAAAGAGTTAATTTCTTTTGTTTCTGATAGGTTGGGTCATGATATGCGTTATGCAATTAATTTTTCAAAACTTCAAGATCAGTTGTCATGGACACCAAGGTTTGATTTTAAAAAATCTTTATTATATACAGTTGAGTGGTATTTAGCTAATTGTTAA
- the fabD gene encoding [acyl-carrier-protein] S-malonyltransferase — MNAYIFPGQGSQFPGMGKDLYESNKNARHLFQKANKIVNFDICKLMFEGTENDLKQTNVTQPAIFIHSTILANCLDSFKPEMVAGHSLGEFSALVAARSISFEDGLNLVMLRANAMQIACQQEDSTMAAIIGLESETIHEVCHDQSGVVVIANYNSPSQIVISGETKAVESSCEKLTKLGAKRAIILSVGGAFHSPIMNSAKDSLQSAINNTCFEKPICPIYQNVCARATSDKKDLKMNLIEQLTKPVKWYQTIENMISDGASQFYEVGPGNVLLGLNRRINRAIPSLKVTINN; from the coding sequence ATGAACGCATATATATTTCCAGGTCAAGGATCTCAATTTCCAGGAATGGGAAAAGACTTATATGAATCTAATAAAAATGCTAGGCACTTATTTCAAAAAGCAAACAAAATTGTAAATTTTGATATTTGCAAATTAATGTTTGAAGGAACTGAAAATGATTTAAAACAAACTAATGTCACTCAACCTGCAATATTTATTCATTCTACAATTTTAGCTAATTGCCTTGACAGTTTCAAGCCAGAAATGGTTGCGGGTCACTCTTTAGGTGAATTTTCTGCACTTGTGGCAGCACGATCAATTTCTTTCGAAGATGGATTAAATCTTGTTATGCTACGTGCAAACGCAATGCAAATTGCTTGTCAACAAGAAGATTCTACTATGGCTGCTATTATTGGACTAGAATCTGAGACAATTCATGAGGTCTGTCATGATCAAAGTGGTGTTGTTGTCATAGCAAATTATAATTCTCCAAGTCAAATTGTTATTTCTGGAGAAACTAAAGCAGTCGAAAGTTCGTGTGAAAAACTAACAAAACTAGGAGCTAAAAGAGCTATTATATTATCTGTAGGAGGTGCCTTTCACTCTCCAATTATGAATTCAGCTAAAGATTCGTTACAATCAGCAATCAATAATACTTGTTTTGAAAAACCAATTTGTCCTATTTATCAAAATGTTTGTGCAAGAGCTACATCCGATAAGAAAGATTTAAAGATGAACTTAATAGAACAACTAACAAAACCTGTAAAATGGTACCAAACAATTGAAAATATGATAAGTGATGGAGCTAGTCAATTTTATGAAGTTGGTCCAGGGAATGTGCTTTTAGGATTAAACAGAAGAATTAATAGAGCAATACCATCACTAAAGGTTACCATTAACAATTAG